GCCCAAGAAGGACGGCGGCGGCGACAAGAAGTCCGACGAGAAACCGGCAGAAAAGAAAGCGGAAGAGAAGAAGGCCGAAGAAAAGAAACCAAAGGAGGTAATTagtacaaaaaattattattattatttgttttgttgagttataataattttaacaatatttatttatgttttgtggtTTTAATAATTCAGCCTGTTGTTAGCAATGTTGTGATGAAACTCACATTGCATTGTGACGGGTGCGCAACTAAAATAAAGAGGATCATCTTAAAGCACGTCGAGGGTGAGTTGGctcaattatatataattaatattgatataaaataaacttttcttaatatttaattaaagattgtttttattaattaaaatcattCCTCGTATcaatttttacaatatattaaCGTTTTATAAGCTAATGTATTTTTCAATAGGTGTGAATTCCGTAACAACGGATGTGGACAAGGATCTGATAACGTTGATAGGAACAATGGAGCCAAAAGAAGTCCAAACTTATTTACACGAGAAACTGAAAAGGCCCGTCGAAATTATTCCACCACCCAAGAAAGACGACGGGGCCGACCCAGAGAAGAAGGGAAAAGAAGGCGACGGTGGCGACATGAAAGACAAAGCTGAAAGCGGCGGTGGAGACAAGAAAGACAAAGAAATTAGCGGCGGAGGAGATAAGAAGGAGAAAGAATCTGGCGGAGGCGAGAAAAAAGAGGGTGGAGGTGACAAGAAAGAAGCTGGACCGAAAGCCGACGGAGAGGAGAAAAAGGTTGAGGTCAACAAAATTGAGTTTCAAGGGTACAACCCACAAATAATATATGCAATGCCTCCAATGTACAACCAAAACTATTCTTACCAAGATCATTATGGTGCCCAGATGTACAATCACCAAGGCTATCCAAACACTGGTTACATGGTCCAGTATACGAATGGACCTCCTCCGCCGCCGCCGACGTACGTCAACGATCAAATTTTTAGCGATGAAAATCCGAATGGCTGTTTTGTTATGTAAAAAAGGACGTTGGAGAATGATCTTATTCCAAGCCGGGGAGagttgtaatttttaatttttaattgtaattAAGAATGAGCAGCAAGATATAGAgattaaaatagaaatattcGAGCCGGGCCAGTTGGCCggttttttgtttaattaattagtttgtTTTATGGGTACGACTTTGTATGCCGATTGTTATATTTTTGTCACTAGTTAATTAATCACTTAAAAACCGGAAAgtaacaaacaaaaaatatcaaaattgacaatttttttaatttaaatgaataaaaataaaacaatgtaTATATAAAACGTTTTATCTATATCAAATAATCATGGAATAACAAGAGCCATTTTCCATGCTATTAGCTAGCCTCAGGGCAGGCTTCAAGGGAGGTAGCCTAGGGCCTCCCCTGGTTGAGGtctctaaattttttaaaaatcttttattattattattaattttttttaatttttctttttattttctttgctTAAAAGAACACACTTTCTTCTTAAAAACTCTCTTTCGTTAAATTGCTTCACTCGTAGTGAATTAAGTTTCTCATATCGAGTCaactatcattttatttttttattgaatcgtttagtgtttttatttttaattgatttgcTTTTTGGTTTCCGAGATTCTAGAATTTGTAATTTGCTTATTCGGTTCTTGGATTGATTTTACTAAATTTGATCATAATTATTTCTTGCATAtgttagtatttaaattataatatgttttttttttgttatttttgttttgaaaaaaatcgattatttaCTATTCTTTATTTTGATGAATCTTATTCtttttgtattatatatacatatattcataTCTAATTCGTGAGATGAatcattacaaaaaaaaaaggcgagaatagcgacgggttttgacaAACCGTTGctagtttagcgacggtttttaataaaccgtcgcaattgtAGCGACGGATTTTGATAATTCCGTCGCTCACTTGACATAGCGATGGTTTTAGATAAACCGTCTCTacttagcgacagtttttgacaaaccgtcgctcatatagcgacggtttttgatacCCCGTCGCTATATTAACGACGGTATTTCATTAAACCGTCGCCAACAAAAGTAAGCGACAATTTATGAAAAACGGTCGctattgtagcgacggtttgtcaaaACTCGTCGCTATTTTGTGCGACGGGTTATATGTGCGACGGTATAATAAAAACCGTCGACATATTTGGCGACGGTTATTCTtgtccgtcgctaatagcgacggttttcttaAAGCGACATTTGAACAACAACCGTCGtcgatctagatcggcgacgtTTTTTCACAAAACTTTGTCTTTtcggttttttttattttgtatcgAAAGTCTATCGCTTCATATAGCTACGATTTTGTCAAAGTCGCTTTTATAACTAAACCGTCGctttatattagcgacggtgtgtttataaccgtcgctaaagtggCGACGGTTTGTTTgttaactgtcgctaaaatagcgacggtcttGTTCAATAATACTGTCGCTACTGGCGACGGTGTTtgagaaaccgtcgctgatAGATAACGACGCGACCTCCTGTTACGGATctccaaaccgtcgctacaacTGTCGCCTAACCCACCGTCGCTACTCCCTTTTATTTTGTAGTGAATATTTGGGAGTTcgtcgagttttttttttttttctttctatacAATTGGTTATGTCATTCTTTTTAGTTGCAAGAATTAGGAATTTTGATTATTAAGTGAATTGATTGTATCGATCAATTATTGTCAAAAGCTTTGACAATAAATAAAAGaagtatttaattttctataacgATCTAAGATACATTTTATATTGTGATTATATCTATTAAATCTCATATCAGCAATCAATCTTTgttagtatttaatttatattaataattggTGATAATATGTGTATTTAACTATATATATGCTcgtatataataattttatatttagtaaaaaatttatataggATATTCCTCCCCTAAAAATTAGCCAAATTAAAGAGAATAGCGGAGTcatgattattaatatattcggACTATAATTTTNCTCCAATTTTCTGAAGACACAAATCAACTTCTACCaataatgaaattaaatatttacatcaatgaacataaaagaaaatttaaatcgtTTAAAAAAATCGTAGTATATATATGGACATGCATTATCCTAACTCGCGCATGCATGCAATAGTGACGTATAGTTTGCATCTACGTACATATATGACATGTTAGATTTAATATTATATCGTACGAGGGGGCAAAATTCATGCagctttaaattttaatttagttcaattaatttattaatttcatcGAGGAAAATAAGATCTGGAAGTTAAAAGACGTTCCAACCACTAAGAAGACCATATGTATcttgtttaattaataatttatgttgTTTTCTATATATTTGGTCATAATTAATAATATCGTGTTATCAAGTATAATGACTTTTAAGAATCTCTAGTAGCTGCCCTTGATTTCGATCTAAGGACTTAATTGTCTTCtcattacattaattaattgattaaggcTAAGCATGCAATGTGATTTGGATGTTGATCTACCTTACAATTTGTAGCGTTTCCAAACTATTAATTAAGTACGTGAAATAGTACTGCTTGAGAGCggctcgaaaaatatttgacgATTAGACTTGTGAGTTCAACACAATTTGTATGATCACTGGAAACTTACAAAACAAGAGTAAAATTATAGTTAATTCTTCTGACTTTAGGTTAATCCTCTCGCTCGATtatattgtattatatttttaagagcGATGAGATTGGTAGattatttttgggttttttttctttttatcattCATATCTTTCTCTATTTATTAATtggttaattaaaattaaaatagaataaacacaaataatcacaattttaaatttctttcaTCTTCACGAGACCTGTTGctaaaatattgattaatttgcccattccaaaataatttttgattttataaattgTCCTTTTTTAAAAATNaataattaaaacaaaagtAACATGGCGCTTGTTGGATCGATTGCTTTACGATTTTGTTTCAATTATTTGCAAGTGGGAATGCATGTAAGCATCTGAACCTGTCGGTCAACTTTTGGCTTGCATATCCGACTTGTATATACGTGCCTACATGTATCCAGGTGAGCACcaaaaatatattgaattattgtaaaatataagtTCAGTTAATAATATCTGAATAATCTTCATATTCCACGCCATTTCTCAAACCCACTATATTGCCTTCAAGGAGTGTctaattttgtaaaatatattagCGTTTGATCAGTGGTAATGATTCATAAGTTTATCAACACTTTCTCGGGTGATTCTGTCGCATAATAATTGTTCATTATAGTTTACCTGACTAACATGATTTTTAAGCCACTACATTAACATGATGGTTTACCCAATACACATTGAAATATACCAGTTGTGGTTTCCagtatcataaaaataattaagctTCAAAGAAACACATGTAGAgagttctttttaaaaaaaatctaatgaaTCAATAATTCATTTAGATTCTTAAAATTTCCCCCTAAATCTACCGACCCAATACAGAAGAAAGTAAAATTTTGTAGAAAGGATGGTCTCTCCTGTCCATTTATATCCGAAAAttcttttacttttaaaaagACATAATATCCATGATTCGTGAAATCACGAGATATTTAGATATCGGCAGTGAAATGTCGATCACCATGATATTTGAACCCGCACTACTATGATTACTAGTGAAGAGAACAGTGTAAACTCTTGGGTCACAATCACTAGTGCTAATATAGGATTCTGATACTATAAAACTCAATTACTTTTAGGTATATTTATTTGTATCGCGCATTCCCTTTTTGTTATTCTTTAGGCGATGAGACATTTGAAGAGCCGATTCAATCTTTACATAATTGGAAAATAGTTTAGTGCTTGCATTGCATGAAGTCTTTTTTCCTTGTTATCCATAATCTTATcgccatttttctttttttaacctTGTTAACCTGTTACCGTTATCTTTTGGTACGCTCTGGATAAACCCAAAAAATTAGCGCATCAGGTAAATCACTTGTATGTTAGCTTAGGCTCAAAATGAGAAAACAGAGATACGAAAAAATTGAATACCCCATCTTTTGATAGATTTCCCGCTATACTCAACCATCTCAGTCTCAGTTACCCATTGGACAtctttataaatcaaatctccctaaattattttttgttggtCCACCTTATCCTGCATTTCCCATATGATGTGCTTCAAATATTACTATTTGTTTTAGAGTTTGTGACGAGAGATATGTACTGTGCTCAATTGCAAAAGACGTCATTAAGTCACTTGTGACTTCAGCATCCAAGTTAAAAAATGTAGCAGTCACAAAGTCTTATATTCGAGTTCCATCGATAAATTGTACGCCATCCTATTTACTAGCCTAAAAGTGGAGATGAATCGTATTGCAGCTTACATTTGTACAACTCATTCTACACTAAGagtgttattttttatatatatgcttgGTCGAACACTAATtctgtaggaccgagcgcttgcaattttaccaaaagctattgctggtggtaatggtgcaactcaaatcttttaaaccgcacagcagctcaagcaccacggttcgatcgctctaccaagcagggacaattattgcacccaacaagctccctcccaataattgccgctcgatcctacaattggtatcagagccaaggtcatgggttcgattctcatttattgcaaagagtgcaattattgggagggagattgttgggtgcaataattgtacctgcttggtagagcgatcgaaccgtggtgcttgagctgctgtgcggtttaaaagatttgagttgcaccattaccaccagcaatagcttttggtaaagcgacaagcgatcggtcctacaattggtatcagagtcaaggtcatgggttcgattctcattgattgcaaggagtgcaattattgagaaggagattgttgtttgaaataattgtccatgcttggtagagcaatcgaaccttggtgcttgagttgctatgcggtttaaaagatttcatAACATATATTAAGCATGTCAGAAATACCGGACCCGAAGGATTTActggaaattggccttcagtccccagccgtcgattttttttatgttcagtctctgggtacttttttagtaccacatttccaaatgaagtgtaccacattttcacatgatgtgtaccatattttgtatgacatagtaccacaattttgtgagtagggagtgaacccaaagaaatattttgattgtggaTTTTCCACAAACTTCCCCAAGGATTTATATGGAAATTGAAAGCACTacaattgtaaattttttttattatacttATTGTTTATCTTTCGCAATGTATAGCCAAgtgttaataaaaaataatacatgataagTTGAGGAATTTGAAATAGGAAGAAAAATCCAAGCACTTAACGATAAAACTGATTTGTCAAAGGAATTTTGATACTAAAcaatttctttctttgtttgtttgttttatttcttcCGAACATctcaaatcaagaaaaaagcaAACCTTATTTGAAAATGGTTTTCAttctaaatattattaaaataatatataatcttTAGATTAATTTCTGGTGAAGGCTTATAGAGAAGAATAGCGATCgatcaaataatatataatcttTAGATTAATTTCTGGTGAAGGCTTATAGAGAAGAATAGCGATCGATCAAACGCATTTCccaattaaattgattttgaaTTCATGCAAATTAAAGAAAGTTTACCTGTTTTGAACACGGACTAGTAAGTAGTAACCATTCGTTGATATCGACCGCATTTTTTAGGCGCTTTGGAGTCGACCCATTGATCAAGACGTGGTTGGGCTATAACAGAAATATTTCTCTAAGTGTAGCATATGATCTTTCATAGATAAATCTCATATCGTCGGTCTCTTTGTGATTTCACTAGTTAAACAGTCTCTTTATCCCAATTACAAAAGTATTGCtcgagataaaattttgaagaaaattattgaactgagctaaaaaaaaaaaaaaaaaaaaacNATTATCGACTCAGGTTGGATGAACTACaagttgaattttaaaaaaaaaatgataaaaataaattatcttcTCAGCTAATGGTCCATGACATATTCTTATTTGGCTGCATATATACTCTTCAAATAATTCTAAAAATTAAACCGATTAACTTAAAAAAAAGGTgaataagataaatattttatgcataaaaaattacagtagaatatattttgtgatacgatATCACGGAAATTacagtaggtctcttgtgagatgatctcgCATGTATTTATCTATGAGagtgataattattttaatatttacaataataaataatacttttaacataaaaaaataattatttctgaacgattcaaataagatatatgtcttaCAAAATTCATTAGTAAGTTTTAGTGCAAAAGTTAAACACAAAGTAGTGATGCATGGGATCACGTATGTTCAATAGCGACGCTTAATTATGTCCATTAAAGAAGAGACTGCGACGTTTATCAAGATTTTCTTCGGGCATGCACCTAATTTTTCTAGGTTCCGaattataatttcttgaaaaatatgctGGTCCCATGtgtcattttaattaaattaattacaaATGGACCTTTGTGAAATATCAATAAACTAAACCTTGAAATTTTCTATGTTAAAAATTAATGAAGTAAATCTATTTATAATTtggtattttatatttatagcCGAATTCTCGATGAAATAGTAATAAACCAAAcccttttcgttttttttttatttaaaaatacggGGGGTTACATCTCATTATTTTTGACTGATATAGACATGAACTTGGTCGANtttaaaaaaaacatgagaTTTCAATTAGTTCGTCTATTTTTAATAGATGGTTTTAGCTATTTAAAGTAACACATGGATCTTTATGCAATTTTccaccaaaaatttaaaatgtcaGTCAAATGATATTACACCACAATTGAAAATTTCTTGATTTGCTCCAAAAATTCTTCGCGTATATCACTATTTTCTTTTCACTCAATTCAAATGGATAGATTTGTATTCGTTGGATTAGACATTAATCTTATAGAAAAAAACAGTACAAGCACTTGCACTTAACCCATTCACTTCTATAATTAATGCATTGCGGGAAAAAGGTCCAACGCACGTTAATTAAGTAATTGAGTGCCTTCCGATTAATTCTTTTGTCTGTATCTACTGCGTGTAACGTGAccaaattattctttaattattattatttccatAATTTTTTAAGATCGATTGATGCCTCTAACTACACTGATAAATACACCATTGTTTTATATAATGATTTGATGCATGCCTAATTACAGCAGATTATCAATATTCAACATCTGGAATTATAGTTACTAATTTACAAAGCATTAGCTACAATGACTTGTGGTTGATTCCGAGGTCCAATAATTATATATGGTAGGAGAACAATGAAAATACAGCGTTTAGACTTtcatgttgtatgatttaaaatattgaaatttttgttttttttttattttataaaatattgaagttGTGTTGTTATCGTCAACTATATCTTCTAGTAAAACGAAAAGTGTTggataataagaataatatagcTGGACAAAGTCCACGTGTGTACGTGAGCGCAACACGTTAttggttattttatttggattttaATGTACCTTTCTTATTTGATAGTAACAAATTTAATTCCTAATTCAATCAAATCATGGCCAACTAGTTATATCGAGTTTAAAGATAGGCTACACGATTATACAAAtcaagatttatttatttatttttatccttAGATGGATATCAAGTGTCAACCACTCCAACGTGAACCGAATCGagctatttttattttctagatAGTTGAAAAGTGtgatagtttaattaattttgatgaaAAATTGAATAAGAAGTGAGTGAAGATTCAAtatttacttgaaaatttgaatttgtaacttattttgcttttaaaaaaagatacgaggggtgtttttttttttttctaaattttaggTTGCACCAACATGCAAAAAATTAATTGCTCTAAAAGAtttaattgtaattaattaatagtatatatttatataaagagAAATGATACACATCTCAACCAGAAGTGTAAACTAAAATGGTATTTAATTTAGTGGTTTCTCTCATCTAGATTATCGAAATGGAATGAAACAGTATGAGTTACGAAGATAATACAAtaatatataaatcatctttACAAGTAAAAGTCTGAATCAGAGCTTAAGAAGCTGATAAATCATATTGAAATTGCTGGTTTTGCACATGATGAAGAAAGTAGTTCCAAATTGTATGAAGTTTCGTATTTCTATCCGCTCTATCTCATACGAACTCGAAATTGGGTGATTTTTGATTCTATGAAAATCCAAGAAAAATAGCCCCAACTTTTTGTGTTCATCATTTTGCCCAAATATTGATTAATCAAGAattataattaagaaaaataatcaGCCAAACATAAAGTCGGGTCTGACCAAACATAATACTCTATTTCCCCAAAAACCAACACATATTCTTCTATTtacgaaaatatttataaaataattatagaaTAAACGTGATTAACGTAAAATTTATTCGATGGCAACGATCGGaagattttgaaggaaaattgcTCCGTTCAATCTATTTTGCTTATTCAACATCcgaaaacttattattatatatgttggAATCCACTCAACATTTAAAActttttattatctttttttatcctcaaaagtaaaaattataaaattatcttCTGGATAATGTACGATCCACGAACGTGCAATCTTTTTCGatctgaaataaaatataactttatttaaattagGATGAATTTCATGAACATGATTATGCTACAACTCGGATTGATTTATCATtaggaaatatatatatgttatatatgAAGAGGAAATTGGCCGTattcaactttttatttttcaaaaaaagaaaagaaaagaaaactttTAAGGGCCTTATGGTTGATATTTATTAGTAATTATTTCATGGCCAAACTACTTATTTAATTACTTGCATTGATCTTCTCCATCTTATCTCAACCTATTTTTTCtaataacaataattttcatatatattttgtaaataatttttaaaaaattccatGTTTACCCTCAAATCTTAATAATGTGGTAACATATAATAATCCATTAAGTgaatcttatattttaatttacaaccaAAATCCAATTTAAGCCAACTTAAATGACCAATTTCACTatcttacatatatatatatatatatgtgtatattgCTGACATTATGTTGAACATTACTTACCTGATGTCATGTCGATACGCGAACAAAAAAAAGACCAAGGGGATTCAATGTAGGAGATTTGATAACTTTTTGTTACGTTTTTAGAGTGTAAAAGTCTACATGTATTcaatcatgatttttatatacttTATAGAAGTTCCATGATATTCGAAATAGATTTTTGTAGAGTTTTAAAAGTCAAGTGATATTTcatattgatttttaaaaactttacaAAAGTCCACGGATATTCAAAATGCCGataaacttttaataatttcatgaaattaattaacatacaaacattaaagtctaaaatataacaataatttgttaaaaaatatatttgatccAAGCCAGATATTTGAATGGATTTTTCTCTCGATCCCTCCTGTCCTCTCTATCTCACTCACTCTCATCTTCAAAAAGTATCTCTACATATAAACTAATTAATTATCTCTtttcatctttcaatttttttccttataaaATTGAAAGTAATATATANNNNNNNNNNNNNNNNNNNNNNNNNNNNNNNNNNNNNNNNNNNNNNNNNNNNNNNNNNNNNNNNNNNNNNNNNNNNNNNNNNNNNNNNNNNNNNNNNNNNNNNNNNNNNNNNNNNNNNNNNNNNNNNNNNNNNNNNNNNNNNNNNNNNNNNNNNNNNNNNNNNNNNNNNNNNNNNNNNNNNNNNNNNNNNNNNNNNNNNNNNNNNNNNNNNNNNNNNNNNNNNNNNNNNNNNNNNNNNNNNNNNNNNNNNNNNNNNNNNNNNNNNNNNNNNNNNNNNNNNNNNNNNNNNNNNNNNNNNNNNNNNNNNNNNNNNNNNNNNNNNNNNNNNNNNNNNNNNNNNNNNNNNNNNNNNNNNNNNNNNNNNNNNNNNNNNNNNNNNNNNNNNNNNNNNNNNNNNNNNNNNNNNNNNNNNNNNNNNNNNNNNNNNNNNNNNNNNNNNNNNNNNNNNNNNNNNNNNNNNNNNNNNNNNNNNNNNNNNNNNNNNNNNNNNNNNNNNNNNNNNNNNNNNNNNNNNNNNNNNNNNNNNNNNNNNNNNNNNNNNNNNNNNNNNNNNNNNNNNNNNNNNNNNNNNNNNNNNNNNNNNNNNNNNNNNNNNNNNNNNNNNNNNNNNNNNNNNNNNNNNNNNNNNNNNNNNNTATAATATATAATTGACAAAGAAATTTCATCAGATTTGACCTAATTCCACTTCCTCTGACTCAGCAAATTACCAGTACCACCTTCGATCTTGGCTTGTTCCCCATGTATGTAACTATAGGACATATATACatgatacatacatatacatcatGTCATATATGATTGCATCATTAATGTCCAGTACATGAAATGCGGGCAGGAAATAGACCTAGCTAGCTACCAGCAAATGCAGCGgggatgaaaaataaataataataaattttaatgttttca
This sequence is a window from Primulina huaijiensis isolate GDHJ02 chromosome 13, ASM1229523v2, whole genome shotgun sequence. Protein-coding genes within it:
- the LOC140956351 gene encoding heavy metal-associated isoprenylated plant protein 6-like, which produces MGEKDDQKKSDGEKAPTVTADGGGKKEEGPNTVVLKLDLHCEGCAKKVRRYVNHFEGVEKVKADWGANKLTVTGNVDPSWLRERVEVKTKKKVELISPQPKKDGGGDKKSDEKPAEKKAEEKKAEEKKPKEPVVSNVVMKLTLHCDGCATKIKRIILKHVEGVNSVTTDVDKDLITLIGTMEPKEVQTYLHEKLKRPVEIIPPPKKDDGADPEKKGKEGDGGDMKDKAESGGGDKKDKEISGGGDKKEKESGGGEKKEGGGDKKEAGPKADGEEKKVEVNKIEFQGYNPQIIYAMPPMYNQNYSYQDHYGAQMYNHQGYPNTGYMVQYTNGPPPPPPTYVNDQIFSDENPNGCFVM